The genomic stretch caatttttttaaacaactaacacttcaatttatatttttaatgtttattcATATTACATccataaattgtatttttgatgttaaatctaaaaaaaatttaaatattatttatattaatatttttatctaataaaaaaaaataaacaacaaaaagttaaataattGAACCAATATCTATTATCTGAATTTATCAGAAGACTTCTTTGTATATAATATTGATTGAGTAATTCTCAACGATCTCTTTACAAATTTGATTTAAACATTTATTACATACTTAATCTAAACTCTTGAAATGACACATATAACTGTCTATGCATAAAATTGAATTCGATAAGTATAAATTCATAAATTTCAGTGTCTATCATATCTTGAGTTTTATTCATTGTCACATCAAAAGatactattaaaaaattatcatctttagaatttgattaaattattaaaatgttgttattatttgaaattatattcATTCTTGAGAGTAATGCAATTCCTCCTATTTTATTATCTAGTTATTAAGATTTTACACTCAACTAAGTGATAAGTGATAACCTATAACCATATACTATTGCATAGGTCACACTAGAACGCCTCTTTTAGTTTTTTTCCCATAGATCAAACttttttaaaatgagaaagttggtagagtaataaaataaagagttaatcattattaaattaatataatggAGCTcatatatgataaaaattacaaatttatcAGTGGTAactaatcttttattttatcattttattaattttctcacttttaatgatttaaatttttatttatatttgctttcgtatatattttttatttattgtattttttttcatagaccttaattattataaaaaaagaaatgttAGAGGGTTagtaaaatttattgttttgacCAGCAGTTAATcagtaatatttaaaaatataagctAAAAATATGTTATTAGATTATTAGACTAAAAAAGTTTGGCTACTAATTAAaaatgttaataaaaaaaataaattctactGCTCTCGAACTTTTCTcaaatttattcttaatatataaaagtaggtACATAAGTTTACCCACAttgtttctaagttatttctcttcttctactaatgCCATATCAGCATTAACGCTTATTTGGCAAAATTTTAGAATCCACAACTCAAATCTTGCCAAATCAACTTTTATTTTCAcataaaaaaacacaaaaaacaactaaaaaacacagtaaaaatcaacaaattaactttttccaaatcaatccTTATTtctaaaataacaaaaacacaaattaaCATTTACCCCAACAAAAAATTCTCAAAACCAAAGAGCTTATTACTTTTCTCAAACCCTCACCCTCTTAGCACCTCTTCGTACCAAGATTCTATTTTCTTCATCCTCTTCCGGTCCCATCATATTTTCTCCATCATCTTCCTGTCccttaatatataaaagttggTACATAGGTTTACTCACAttgtttctaagttatttctcttcttctactaatgCCATGTCAGCACTAACGCTTATTTGgcaaaattttagaattcaCCACTCAAATCTTGCCAAATTAACTTTTATTTTCacataaaaaaaacacaaaaaataactaaaaaacaTAGTAAAAACCAACAAATTAACTTTTTTCAAATCAATCCTTATTtctaaaacaacaaaaacacaaattaaCATTTACCCCAACAAAAAGCTCTCAAAACCAAATAGCTTATTACTTTTCTCAAACCCTCACCCTCTTAGCACCTCTCCGTACCAAGATTCTATTTCCTCCATCCTCTTCCGGTCCCATCCTATTTTCTCCATCCTCTTCCGGTCccttaatatataaaagtaggtACATAGGTTTACCCACAttgtttctaagttatttctcttcttctactaacgCCATGTCAGCACTAACGTTTATTTGGCAAAATTTTAGAATCCACCACTCAAATCTTGCCAAATCAACTTTTATTTTCAcataaaaaaacacaaaaaaaaaactaaaaacccAGTAAAAACCAATAAATTAACTTTTTCTAAATCAATCCTTATTtctaaaacaacaaaaacacaaattaaCATTTATCCCAACAAAAAGCTCTCAAAACCAAAGAGCTTATTACTTTTCTCAAACCCTCACCCTCTTAGCACCTCTCGTACCAAGATTCTATTTCCTCCATCCTCTTCCGGTCCCATCCTATTTTCTCCATCCTCTTCCGGTCCCAAGAGCCATTGTTTTTTTCTCAAAACAAATTGTACATCGCGATGTCCATCTTCGGCGGAGCCGCATTGCATAAATTGCAGAAACCAGGGCAAACTCCATTCTTCCTCTTGCGATTTCCCTGCCAGAGTTCGATTCTGCGTCTCAGACCAACGTCACCATTCGACGCCACCAACGTAGAAAATTTTTCTCAGGTATCTTCCTAAAGATTTTTAACTTTGCCGTTTACTTTTCTCATTGTTCAATATCATTTTCAATAGCCCTATTTATTTGTTATAAATAATAACATTTTAATTGTGAACTCATTGCAATGTATTCTTTTTTTGTAAACAGTTATGTCCAACAGTCACAACCAAAATTAATGTGCATTTAAAATTATTGCTCCTTATATACTATCGATTACAATATTTCATCATCAAAttataaaatgttattttacATGTGGAGTACTTCTTCCACAATTTACATTTAGGTattcctctttttcaaattgttaTTTCACATGTGCATTGCTTCCACAATTTACTTGGAATGGATTATCATTCTTTGACCATGTCTCATTCTCTTTGTTGTAGAAGGATTTGCAGTGGTAATGACAGACCGAAAGAGTTAATACCCAAAATTGCTAGATGAAAATCAACCAATTACTATTTagtaaaatgttttaaaaaattaaaacaaaaaactcttatatattattattcaattgaaGCATCAAGTACTAATTAAATGCAATAAACATACATTAAAAgtgtcataataataataattataaaaaatttcagttacaaatattcaaattctacAACTTATACATTTAAGACTCTTACTACTCTTCATTTCTTAATCTCTTATACTAATTGTAAAAGATttcttaaatttaatataacatttttatatgtttttcattctcattcatttatttttttcattatttacaAACAAAAAAACCGCAAGAAAAGATAAAGTGTAGCCATTAATgcaaatcgaaaaaaaaaagaaaatacaattttttataaccctaatataaataacttatgtctttttaaaaataaataaattcaaaatctatttaaaatatgttctctaaaatatttttaatataacatttattaaaatatactatataatataaataatctACCTCTCCATATATTGCGCAAGTCTCACTGTAGGTAAAATATAATGAGAAGAAAAATAGCTCTTCCTAATTCCTCCATGAGAATTGaagattagatttttttttcattttgttttccTCTAAAATGCAATACATTTGCATTATAGATGCACACAATCACAAAGAAGGTAATCACACTTGTACTTGTCTACACTCTACACAAAGTTTGAATGAGTAACCATGGTTATACACTTTTTACAAACTTAGGCAACAAAGTCATGACATTCAATTCAAGCACTCATTGCTTTGCCACTAGGACGAGCAAAGTACAAGGGAGGAATCCCTTGTTCATTAGTGAAAACATTGTTTGGATCAATCAAAGTCTTGGCCTTCACCAACCTATCATAGTTACCCAAAAAGTACTTCTCACCCCAAACCCTTGCATGATCCACAGCATCCTTCACATTGCTAAACCTAATCATGTTCATAACTCCAAGGTCAAAGTCCAAGTAATTAACATATGCAGCCCTTGGACCCCATGAAACAAATGGTGCCATAGAATCATAGAACCCTCTCATCCAATCAATATAATCATTGCTCTTATCATTGTCCTCTTCTTTCCAATATATCAAATACTGAATTGAAAAAATGTTTCCTTTTCTATGTGGATAAGCAATTGAATCACTGCTTATACTATGCATTTTTCCACCAGAAGGGTCAAGAATTACGAGCCCTTTAGGCTCCTTTTCTAGAATCTCCAGTGCAATTTCAATTCCCTCAATAGGAATAGGAGCCTTCACAAAATCTGATTTGGCTTTGAAGTATTCTTTGTCTGCAAGGTACCTATTCTTCAAATCAGGAACTGAGGCTCCATCACTTAGGCCAGCGAAAAAAACAATTGActcaatccaactcatttctacaCATTCTTGTTCCAAAATTCCCAATTCAGAAAAATCATGGTTTATGATGGACATGGCAATTCCTTTAGGAACAAGAAAAAGCCCTTTAAATGTAGCTGATATGCCTATAGATTTGGCTTCAGGTAAATTAGCACCAAGAAAGCATGACAAGTAGAAATCATCATCCAAATTTGGTGCTACATTTTGCCATTTATGAACAAGATTGGCAACATGTTTTCTTGTGCCATTTCTTGATACCGCGAAAGCAGTTACAACTTGTGGAACTTTCAATAGCTTGATTTTCCAAGCATAGACAATTCCCCAAATTCCACCACCTCCTCCTCTAATAGACCAAAACACGTCTTCCCCCATGGATTCTCTGCTCAGCAATCGCCCATTGGCATCAACAAGAAGCGCGTCGATGACATTGTCGGCCGCGAGGCCATGTTTTCTAGAGAGCAACCCAAATCCTCCCCCACCAATGTGTCCTCCAACTCCTACAGTTGGACATGACCCTGCTGAGAAGCCGTGTTCATTGCTGGCTCGCGAGATAGCATAATAGGTCTCTCCTAAGGTTGCACCACCTTCAACCATTGCTGTCTCTGTCTCCATATCCACCCAAACATGGTTCAAATTCATCATGTCAATGATGGCGAAGAGTGATCCGTCATCCGAAACTGATGAAGTACCTTCGTAGCTATGTCCACCACACCTCACTCTGATTCCAAAGGAGAATTCTCTGCAGCATGCTACACTTCTCTGTAGATGCTCCAAACTCTCTGGAAGTACTATTGCTACAGGCTTAGGAACTGCACCCCCGGCGAACCGGAGATTCTGAATGGAAAAATTCAGAATCTTGAAGTAGTCATGAGCTGATGACTTATCGTAATCTTTGTAAGGGAAAGTGGTGAAGTTGTTGATGTTGTGATTGGCCAAACAAGAAGTGAAGTCACTTACTAGTGAAGAAGTAGTAGATAAAGTACAATGAGACAATTCAAAACACAGGAAAGGGAAACATAGGAGGCACAAGATTTTGTTGAAGTTGAACATGGTTTAAGCTTGTAATTGGTGAAGGACAAGTTTAAGGTTTATGGACACTAAATTGGAGAATGGATTTAATGGTTTAATAGAAAGAATAAAATGGATTATGCATATGTTTGTGGCCGGCcatagtttaattttgattgtTGGAAAGTTTGTTAGAAATTAAACACTTTAATTACGATGGAATCAATAATCTGCCATGGATAAGAGACAAACTAATACTCTCTCCCTTTCTTTTATCAATGCTCACTAAGAAGAAATAATGTTTTGTGACTAAGAAAGCAAAATTTATggaaaaaattataacaaaccACCATAGCAATTGAGGTCAGAGGACGGTGATTATCTCTTATGTCTTGTTTTAATTAACTTTAATATAtttacagaaaagaaaaaagatgggAATGAAATAACATGACACAATGTTGAGTTAATTCAATGAGGTTTGATGTGATAAAATTTTGAGTTCTCAAaaataacttctttaaatctaacttttaaaaaataattttttaaaaattatagtaaatatatttagtaaattaaaataaaaatgacttTAAATAAGTTCATATTacaaaaattgtgtttgataaattacttttacatttaaaatgattttaattaatacaaatataataaaaaaattaaatataaaaactcgataatatataaaattatatcagaCTTTTTAGCTTGAAAAGACACCAATTAAATTTAGAAAGTATCTTCATAGCCTTCAAAaacatattatataaatttatttgtaAGTTAATTGTAATGTACAAAACTTTCCTTGAGAAGGAACTATATCATCATTTATTATTGCAGATTTAAGAAACTTAAACTTTTCTGCTTGACCTTTTTATAAATGAATTAATATCTACATACAAGTGATTTTGCTATACAAGTTTTACAAGTCTTCTAATTAATATTATGCTCAAATACGTTTGTTATGCACATATGTTTCACGCGCCTCtaacatatttttaatttttaaaaggattttgtttcctttttcgaatttcttgccttctctttctctttcttcatttacgtgcttttctctctCTGTTctctttcttcgttattctcgattttcattattttttcacATCAAActctgaaatcgtttttgaagataatggataaTTCAACTTCAGATTGTCAGATGAACCAGTGCGTGAACCTTGCCTGTAAAATTTGCTGTTAATTCTTCCTTGTTAGAATTGAATCTAATGTACTAGTTCTGATTAGAATTAATATAATCTTGTCCATTTTATATTAGATGTTCGAGTgtagattaggaatattttagtgtatttttattaaagtttggatgtatttacagtttatgaCTTTCCATATGACGGAGGGTGAATTGTCttattcttttagttgaattgtTTTAGTTTCTGTTTAGTTATAATTCATGAATCtagtttttgttatttttttatgatggaTTTGCATTCTATAGTTTATGCTTGTTTTAATATGGTgtattttgggtgtattttgcaGTCCTTGCTAActttggtggctgattttagtgtacacgtaACATAACTCATTTCTGTATCTGCAACAAATTTGGATGTAAAAACGAAGATATTTGAGTGTAATACGAAGATATTTAGGTGTAAAACAAAGATATTTgggtatatttttattctgatgaCTTCTGCATAATTTAGAActcttcctctccctcctcctcatctcctgctgcttcttctttttcatctttttatttcatattctcataattctttttgggagaaaaaaatcaaataaaaatgaaaaaaaaagacataatgttgcaaaatcaaaagaagaaggaggagaaacacgacgatgaagatgaaacacgcgaagaaaaaggaggagaaacacaaagaaggagaagaagaaggaagaagaggagaaggaggagaaaCACGAAGAAAAATGACAGCTGTGGTTTTcatcgaagaagaagaagaagagtcgcTCATAATGGTGAGTGGCGCGTTTTGGAAACAGGAAGTGATTGAGTAACGTGTGTATTTACTCTTAATGTGAAAGTGTAATGCGCGTGTATTTTGTTAGACTTATGTCAACTTATAAGATTTATAATCCAAAAATGCTTGTATGCGTAGCATACttgtttataaatataaaagaagTAACAAGACAATAATTGGAACGTTTCCTAACAAAATCAAAGTTACGTATTTGAATATGAGAGATGCTGCATATGAGGGTGTATTTTAAGTTAACTAAAAGACAATTAAGTTTGCCGGCCTAGAAGTAATAAGAACACAAAATTGCTATGGCCTGCAATCTTTGCTTTTATCCAATTGATCTTAAATAGTATTTAGTGTCAACTCAAActggtgttatatttttatcttgacaaattaaaacttttttttctattcgGTTAAAATATATGCATAATCTATCTTAATTTCATACATGATAAAGTGGTGTGTGTAAGAATAACACATTGTTTAAGATGATACAAATAGAAAAGTGATATGTATAAGGACAACattaattaaaaagtaaaattagtTGAGATGATAGTATGATACAAATTCTTGTGTACATTTTTTTTCAAAGctataaatatctttttattagaAGCAATATTTGATACCCTAAATAAGtgatatgttttttttttagaataatttttctATATCCAAAACtcgaatttaaaatttaaaaaccacaaaattgtGTAGATTTATATACTAATACTATCCTGACACTATTGCTGTATACTTTTATAATCAGAATCTTTCTAGAATGAACACCACCCCTAtccatatctttttcaaaatgactTAGATTgaactaattaataaaatatcgatggaggatatatatatatatatatagtgtagTCTATGGTGGCCACAAGTTTTGGTACTTATGGTGACTATGAACTTTACAAAATGATATTTTCaaccaaacaaaataaaaaattaaaacacgTTTCAGTTCtattaataaataatgataTGTTTATGagtgtaaataaaaaaaaaattagaccaTTTATCATATTTCTTGACAAAAAAAGATCtacttaaattttaatattagaataattatcTGCACACCTAGTAAATTGAACATCCGATATAtctattattcacattatttaataatttcattGTCTACTTATactttcttttttataattaataattttaaattttacttgactaatattaaaatttaattaataacagTAACTTTagactttaaattttttattgcagaataaaatgattattttaattaaaaataaaagatataaataatTGTTTATTAACGTGAGAAAAAATTAATGTAATGTAAGTATTTTtagatactattattttttaaattttgggcATTGGTAGCAACTCCATTTTCAACGACGAGAGAAAACAATAGAtcatttttttgtcaaaaattatgataaatagtctaattttttcttttatttacactCATAAACATGTCATTATTTATTAATAGAACTGAATCGtactttaatttttcattttgtttggttaaaaatatcattttataaAATCCATAGCACCAAAACTTGTGACCATCATAAACtacacctatatatatatatatatatatagcggCTAGAGAATAGACAGAGTAGAGTACAAATAAGTCCACGAGGGAAGGATATTAGTAGTGGTAACCCAAGGGACAAAACATTAGTATAGCCACTAAGAACTTGACAAAGATACTACGCAATAAGTATCAAAAGACAAGATGATGAGTAATGGTTGGCAAATAGAACACAACAGAGCTGCAATACTAGCAATTTACTATCATGGACAACATACATACACTGTTTCTAActgcatgaaaataaaaatagtacaATTTTACAAGACTACAAATATGACAAAGGCATGCACAGCAGAATGTCTTCGGTTTTTTttcaagaaatataaaaaaaaagtttgcaTTCGTTTGAGTCTATATACTAGTGGAAAATTTTTAAGTAATACATTAGTATTTCAGTAATTTCTAAtcattgattttaattataaaaaaaatataatatatatataattaataccaacaattaaaatttattaaaatattagtatACATATATACTTAAAAACTTTCCTATACTATTACTAGCTAGTAGAAGTAATaacacaatataaaaaaaaggaagTAACATTCGAATAAATACTTAAGTTTCAATATTAGCAAGGATTGTTTTCAAGTTTGAATGTTGTTAATGTAACATtcgaattttttaaatttaaataataaattatttatgattattcaaaattttatttttaaatttttttttatttaagatatTTAAAACCTAAATTTTTAGTACTTTGAGTTTAAAGTAATTAGTACTCAaagatttttatattaattaaacaattttcgtattcaaaatttaaagttttagcTATTGAAAAATAATGATCATTTGTTAAGTTGATTTGAATAAttgaaatttagaatttaatattttaattttatgaaatatttggttttctattatTACCCAACCTtcttatattattaaaatttttacacTACCCAAACCCTAATTTCCAAAACAAAATTCTAATCTTAATTTACACACACACTCACCCTCATTATCTCTCAGCCCCGTCACACAcacaagagagagagagagagcgcgCGAACTAGAGGGAAGAGAGGGGAAGGAGGAGGGAAGGTGCTGGCAGGACTAGAAACCGTCGTCGCTGTCTACGCTGAAGcagagagggagaagaggaagaaaagccttgtgaggaagaagaggagccGTCGCGCCATGTAACTGCCAGCTCCGTCGTGTCCTGTCGCCGCCGTCACCACGCATCGCCGTCGAGCATGAAGAGGAGAGGGAGAGTTTTACAGAacagaagagagagagagagagagagagagagagagagagagagagagagagagagagagagagagagagagataaaAGTATGAGTTtttaaacctcctaggttgaggggagtagccctgctgagtcctatgaattaataaaagtattactgtttcttcttcgatccgtgtttgatttatttctaagatgtatattcgttcttcaacatggtgaataggatgattAGTGACAATCAGCTCTGTTCATCATACTAAGAcgaacgtgcctgacaaacatccgcgtctacttgggttcgtgtgaatacgtgGCCAGAAATCGCGAACCAACAActatgtttatacatctctcagacggctaatccacgacttcttTGGGGACTTCttgagacaccagttcagccgatttctggggagattagggtctccgtggtataggctagaatccaaagaAGCAGCATTCTCTAATCCGGAAGatttgaccttgtctgtggcgttttgagtatgATCGCCAAGAGAATGAACTGTTAGAGTTTCACCATCTGTCAGATTGAATGACCACGGGCAATGGCATTTGATTTGGAGCAGAGGAGAACATTGACCACTGGCAATGGCtttgatcacatacagcctgtcATAGAAGAGATCATTtacaagcaaagaagacagtactaccagagttaattcagaaagacaaagcaactccaatcctCAACTATATTCCTATTACTAATTCCATTTAATCCATAAAGTATTACCACCTTGTTATATTAGACCTTTTTCACTCTATCAATCCAACAACCTTTTAattcgcctgactaagacctgcaagataaccatagcttgcttcaaaccacaatcctcatgggatcgaccctgacttgCTCAGATATTACTTAAACGACGCAGTGCAGTTACTGGTACAGCTGTACAAAAGTGTGGAGATTCGTGCACCAATAACCATGGAAAGAATTATGTTTTTAGAGCGTTTTAATGATTTtgaagtaattttttaaaaataaaataattatgttttcaattaaaattttgatttgagatAATAAGGTAATTAATTGAGTTTTATCTTTTGGTATGTATTGATAATATGATTAATGTGATTATGAATGAAATGAGATAAAGACTTGTTATGTTGGGAGTAGATATGATGAATTTAAGGAATCATTCTTCGATAGAGACTTGTTATGTTGGGGAGAGATATGATGAATTAAATTGATTAATTTCTGGATAAATCCTTGGTTAGCCAGATGAAATTGTTGTGGGAATGGTGGTTCGTCTCGTCCATGGTGAGGATGGTAGCTTGGTCCCGCTCACGGAATGACAAGATTGATTAATTAATAAACAAATGGGGTGATTATATATTATAACTTACGAAACTGATTGAGTTGGAAATTATGACTAAATATGATATGAAAAATTGTATTGGTAAGGACGTGGGTTTTGTCCAATTTGCGTGGTTGACATTCCAAGAGAAGGTGTACAGGATACTCTCTTTATGTTACGGATCCGGTCCACGGATCCCAGACCCAAGGTTGAACCGAGCCCGGTTTCCCGGGTTCGATCCGCCTCCCTCTTCTAGAAGGCCCGAAAACCGGCCCTCTAGAACTCCTAACCGACTTTTGAATTCAAACGTCTTCCCTATCTTGatcaaacaagataagataagataattccCATCACCTATAAATAGAGGACCCAAGTCCCTACAGGTATTCATTCATTCCTCACACCTTATACCTCTCAGATatattctgacttgagcgtcggagtgtctttgcaggtacctcccCCCATTGCTCTATTCAAGTGATCCGGCATCTGCCTCAACCTGCAAGTTCTCGATCCATCTCTCAACCCGTACCAGAGACATCTtgtacattggcgccgtctgtggggatcTTGCGCCGACTAAAAGCTAGAATGGGGGACGCACTGGAAGAAGCCTCCTCAAGTCGGGAGGACTCTCGACCAAAGAATCCGACCCCAGAACATCAAGAGGTCACAAACCAAGCAAGGATAGCAAGTACTATCCACCACGCAAACGATCATATCATCACGGAACCGCGACACCC from Arachis stenosperma cultivar V10309 chromosome 9, arast.V10309.gnm1.PFL2, whole genome shotgun sequence encodes the following:
- the LOC130951493 gene encoding berberine bridge enzyme-like D-2; protein product: MFNFNKILCLLCFPFLCFELSHCTLSTTSSLVSDFTSCLANHNINNFTTFPYKDYDKSSAHDYFKILNFSIQNLRFAGGAVPKPVAIVLPESLEHLQRSVACCREFSFGIRVRCGGHSYEGTSSVSDDGSLFAIIDMMNLNHVWVDMETETAMVEGGATLGETYYAISRASNEHGFSAGSCPTVGVGGHIGGGGFGLLSRKHGLAADNVIDALLVDANGRLLSRESMGEDVFWSIRGGGGGIWGIVYAWKIKLLKVPQVVTAFAVSRNGTRKHVANLVHKWQNVAPNLDDDFYLSCFLGANLPEAKSIGISATFKGLFLVPKGIAMSIINHDFSELGILEQECVEMSWIESIVFFAGLSDGASVPDLKNRYLADKEYFKAKSDFVKAPIPIEGIEIALEILEKEPKGLVILDPSGGKMHSISSDSIAYPHRKGNIFSIQYLIYWKEEDNDKSNDYIDWMRGFYDSMAPFVSWGPRAAYVNYLDFDLGVMNMIRFSNVKDAVDHARVWGEKYFLGNYDRLVKAKTLIDPNNVFTNEQGIPPLYFARPSGKAMSA